A region of the Pungitius pungitius chromosome 8, fPunPun2.1, whole genome shotgun sequence genome:
tcaccatttatttagtttcctttaaatattgcttttaaaatgtattgattattattttagcatagtaatgtgtaccattgattgtaatatacatatttctagcttgagttattataagaataggcataatacatcacataacacttaagtgaaagaaaacgaatagttccatgttcaaatgaacttttttattgtaatagaaacactgaaagttaAATACTTACAAATGTAGGCACATATAGATTggatcaatcacagaaaaatacactacATTGCCCAGAAtgcacctgaacacacctccactgaaagagagagagagagacataaataatagaacgtctgaaaagtaaaatttattgaaacaatggcaaagagcatgaatgtatgtatctatctcacctttttgaaatgaaatcccactggaagtccatcagtctgcgcaagaggctggcgatgtgtgaatttaccgttctttttttcccctttgcagcctttgtccccttttctgggtttatacccacaaagcgtctgaaaaattatacacgggttggaaatctagtaattcacacagactaacactacaacaagacaacaaatgtccatgaactatcctcaacatactatcctatgcatctatgaatattgtaagttgcactaaaactttctaaagcaaagttaattgctaaatcccatcaccagacctgctgaaaccatgcttgagccacagctaggccagaacaaatgcaggtgttaacagacaatgtcttacctctggatggattcaagtgtgcacgctgcctcctcttggtactgtaggttgaagatataaaaaccggagaaaaaagacgccagCCCTGTCACAAAGGTCGACTGGATCCCTTCGCCCACAATCTGGCCCTCAATGCTCAGCATCCAGCGTTGGaagtggtttcctgtttctcctgaaacagaaatgttttaactgtcaaatttctgttttagttttcattttgaatacagagtttagtttgataccatttaattcactacatacaacactaaaaccaacttaccaagaagtatcagacgaggcgttgcaggtaaagctagtgaactctcaaggtcagctgcactggcatatcaagtcctgagacatcttcggaaaagtgagacagaagaagatggatgacttgataggacagctcgacatcatcatcaagctgacttccttcatcctttcatttgtcggtttagtcttgaacaacacaagacttattgatagattataagacaccattcaaatttccacctggttctgagggatacatgcagtgagatcttcttgatcagcagtgtgatcagggatagtgccctgcatctgcatctgtaattaaaaacaaaaacaaatgtaatgtaaaatagacacaccCAGGGTGGGAAATTAGCACCTGCCACAAGCCAATGGCGGGTGACTTTGCCTCGCATACAAGGCACAGTggcgggtggagtggttttcagcGCTCTAGTCTGTGACACATATAGCTAATCTGAAGTACAGACTAGAGGGCTACATTGGGATTGTGTGCCGCCGGGTCCCGCGAGACCCAACGCAAATCTCGCAGGAGCGCCAGcgggcggtttaaaaaaaacacagcggaatcagaaccatcccacaccaaccgtcccgtattacccggaacatcccgaattatgggcaatttagatttgtcccggccgggacagctccagtcccgattccctatcacagcctgctaagtcaatgacgcgcgaataaCTCCCGgatgttgtgaagttgtgacgcatcagaccagtgcgcgcgggtgccgggtgaccagagcggagcatgtgaagTTGttcaagcccggccgccgacgctagccccccccccgcccccgttgagaccgcccgctagcccccccgcccccgttgagaccgctagcactagcattatttatagatttagatCGTATACATGAACGGACATAAAATAAGCGCATTGTTTTGTAAGATTAATGGACAAACTATCGAAACTTTGCTAGCTTGAATCACCTCGGCtcattagcagctagctaaattAAACTTCATAGTGCAAGTCCGTGGCGTTTAGTATACCTCAACATCActgataaatgttaactatgcatgactttaaagaaattctagttaatctcaccggattgttgtggttttcctcgATGTAACCAGAGCGATCCTCCGACATGGAATGGCCGTGTGTCCGTTGCGTTGCAGGTTCAAATGCCTTCTTACTCGCTCTTTgccagaatgcaaaaaatactgtatgaacctgttatttcagaaagtggcgcgaacgtgatcagaaagacacacacacacacacacgcacacacacatctacacacacatatacacacacagatttggagcgcagttagtcaattaaatgttaggtgTCTCGTTTAAAATCGGGAGGtatgattatggtaataaaagcaagatgattctttataacatttgcagtacagaaatcacgtggtgttctgtctaaccttcattcagtgaatgcatacaatatttaatttcttaatatgcaacatcgacaatattgaattagtcattgttttgcaaCTTACAAAAACGAAAAATTGCTAACTTCTCCaatgataaataatatattttttataatctaaGCATAAAATTGCGTTTATCGGCACTTatccccaaaacatgaccataccagaccatctaactctggccgccatctttgaatgttcggttgtgctgttaaataacaaaaatgaatgttatttagcaatgaggtgttaaataacatacatgaggcgttatttaacatgtattccctaaaaatttacagtaagctgcagttattacaaataacaggtaaatcatgttgaaatttgggtgtaaattaacggaaacatttaacagtgtaGTTACATGTTTGATACTGTAAATGACAACATATAGGTGCAAAATTCAAgtctgctgagttgaccgcagttaTATTGAATACGTTCAGAACTTTAGGTCGAATAGTTTAACAGGAAATagctgtgttttaaaatgtatatacaatatatatatatatatatattaaatacattacatAACTGTTAAGCAGTGGTGGTCAGTGGAACATTTTCTAGCTAGCTAAACAGTGAAGCTTAAAAAACATATTGCTACATTGTTGTTAAACACTTTTTGCAACCATGCGAGTGAACATATTTGGAGTGCGGAGGAGTGACGGCTAATCCATAAATTCATTACCATAAAgccatgtttactgaggaaagAAATCAAGAAGTagacattttctcatagacttctatacaagGAGTCGCCGTGCTGCACAGGAGGTCATGCAAGCCTTTCTCAGTGATAACGTGTGTTCCTGTGATcacagaagctgcagcagagaagaaagcaGAAACCTAGAACCCTGTCGACCAAACGTCTTACTACTCAACATAGGTGAGGTTTCTGTGTTGTGCAAAGGTTGTGCTCATTCTGCCCGGGAGCTCTTATGGAATAGTTTGCTTTTCCGCTATAGTGCTCAGGGAACCTCAGAAGCGGAGTCGGCTTCTCAGACCTACTTTCCACCTCACCGCCTGCCTTGTTCGAGTCGTGATCCGCGTGAGACGGCGTCCCCAGACGGGGGGAGCCAGAGCGGCCACGCACAGGGCGACAGCGACACCGACTTGTCTGATTCGGAGAGGCTTCCTGTGGCGCCCTGTTCTCGGGTTCCTCCACCGCTCCAGCTGAGGCCGGAGCTCATCGAGGCTGAGGACGGGGCCTCCTGCAGGCCCGGAAGAAACAACCACGGGTCTTCGGACTTCCCAGATTTCCTCCCTCCGCCTTTCAACTCCTGGAGCCTTGGCCAGCTGGCTGTCTTCTACAACATGGAGGGCCGGGGGGCCCCTCGGCCCAGGCCCGTGGGCCCTTTGGAAAGGTACATGGAGAGGATGCTGCAGCTGGAGTGGCGGCAGATCCGGACCGTCCAGGAGGAGGGCGGGACGCCGGCGGGGTCGGATGCCGTATACAGCTGCCACCGGGCAGCCGGCGCCGCCTCCTCTCGCCTCAGCTCTCCGAAGTGCATCCTTCAGTGTCAACGTTCCTTCCCCctcaccttcctctcctccctggcCAGCCACTGCGCCCTGCTCTCCGGCTGCGCCTGCACTCTCTGCCGCATCCGATACACGGCCTGCTGCACGACGTCGTCGTGCTGCCGCTCCGCTCGCCAGTCCAGACCGAGTCCCGCGCCAGAGCGCGGCAGCAGGGGCCCCGCGTCGCTCCCCAAAAGGAGCTACAGCGAGAGCCGGCTGCACTCAGCGGACAGGAGCTCCGCGTGCCGGGCTCAGAGGTCGGGCAGCCCCACACGGACCAACGGCCACCTGAGGAGGATGCAGGCGTCGGGTAACATCCGCAACCCCGCTCACGGTGCCGGCGGCAAGCCTCAGGCCACCGCCAGGGACCCAAGAGTCGGGGACCTTTCGGGAGCAAGGGGCGGCGGGTCGGACTACAGGCCCGGGGGGTTCCTTcggaggaggagcggctccgAGCAGAAAAGAGGCGGAGTCGAGGGACAACGAGGTGCTATGGAGAAAAGACGAAGCGGCTCCGAGTGTAGAAGAGGGGGAGCCGAGCGGA
Encoded here:
- the LOC119229408 gene encoding uncharacterized protein LOC119229408, with translation MGTILQNRTLRSADTVSIGDPERKKKAAGTKMGRRQSQRKSVPPPQHALPVPERNGEQKLQQRRKQKPRTLSTKRLTTQHSAQGTSEAESASQTYFPPHRLPCSSRDPRETASPDGGSQSGHAQGDSDTDLSDSERLPVAPCSRVPPPLQLRPELIEAEDGASCRPGRNNHGSSDFPDFLPPPFNSWSLGQLAVFYNMEGRGAPRPRPVGPLERYMERMLQLEWRQIRTVQEEGGTPAGSDAVYSCHRAAGAASSRLSSPKCILQCQRSFPLTFLSSLASHCALLSGCACTLCRIRYTACCTTSSCCRSARQSRPSPAPERGSRGPASLPKRSYSESRLHSADRSSACRAQRSGSPTRTNGHLRRMQASGNIRNPAHGAGGKPQATARDPRVGDLSGARGGGSDYRPGGFLRRRSGSEQKRGGVEGQRGAMEKRRSGSECRRGGAERRRAAELREREITPDAVDAIMDNLPGSKNYPINRANRPKQVEFVT